CAGGAGCAAAGTTTAAATCCAAAAAATCATAATCTAATTCGCTAAAATAGAAATTCATGAATGTTATACCCTTTATTTGTTGTTTTATCATTTCAACAGGGCTTTTTGCACAAACTAAAAGTCCAATTCTGGATTTTGAACCGGATCAGGACTATGATAATATATTAGTTAAGAAAGTGTATAGCGATACACATACTTCGACTTTTGTAATATGGATTAAAAAGAATGTCAAACCTCATAAACATATAAAACATACCGAACAGGTATTAGTGTTAGAGGGTAAAGCAAGTGTACAATTAAATGATAAAGAAATTATAGTACAAAAAGGGGATTGGGTTACTATACCCCAACAAACTATACATGCAGTAAAAGTCTTATCCAAAATACCATTGAAAGTAATTTCTGTGCAAACCCCCGAATTTAAAGGAGAAGATCGGGTGTTTATAGAGTAATATTAATGTGCTTAAAACACAAAATTTTCATAAAATGAACCTACTGTATTCAATTAAAAAGTATTTTGAAAACTAAAGCGGTTGTAAAAATATTTAGTATGCGACAACAACGAGTACAGTTTTTGGTTTTGTCAGTTTTAATATTGATAGTAGAGATGAGTTATGCCCAATACAAAAAAACAGATTGGGAAGAAAGAGATACCTGGATGAATGTACCAGAAATCTTTAAACTTGCAGAAGTAGAACAAGGTAATGCAGTTGCAGATGTTGGTTGTCACGAAGGGTATTTTACGATGCATCTGGCTCAAAAAGTAGGAGAATCAGGAAAAGTCTATGCGGTAGATGTAAGAGAAGATAGGATCGAAAAATTAAATAAACACATTACAGATCGTAAGCTTAGAAATATAAAAACTGTAGTTGGAGATTATGATAACCCTAAATTACCAAATGAAACACTAGATGTAGTTGTTGTAATGGATACATATCATGAGATGGATGATTACATGGAAATTCTTGATCATATAAAAAAATCTCTTAAACCAGGAGGAAGGATTGTTATCATTGAAAAATTTAAAGAACATATGCTCAATACATCAAGGGCAGAGCAGACAGAAGCACATACGTTATCTCCAAAATATGTGAAAAAAGAACTACAAAAAGCTGGATTTTCGATCACTGAAGAAATTAAGGATTTTGGGAAATGGAAAAATGAATCCGATAAAACAATATGGGTTTTAGTAGGAGTAAAACATAACTAATTTTATCTAACTAGATTACTATTGCATATCTATCTTTGATTGTTTTATAAGCTCTTCGTATTTTTCTATAGCGTTTATTATGGACTTAAACTGTCTATAATCTTCTTTTGTGTCGATTGAGGTGTTGACTGTTAGTACTTTTCCTATTCCGCTTTTCGGATTAAAAAACATATATGTTCCAGTTCCTGGATCACTACCAGTATGCCCTATATAACCAGCAGGAGTTATTCCCATAAAAATACCACTATTATACTCATCATTGTATGGGTTTTTTGCATTTCTATTTGGTAAATTTTCAGAAGAAAGTTGTTCCTTAAATAGTTCTGTATAACTGCTTTTATCAAGTAAAGTACCTGCTCCATAATACCCTTTAATTAATTCAATAAGATACTTGCCAAAATCGTTTGTATCTGTTAATAAACCGCCATCGGGATAAGTAATAAGAGAATATTTTGGTAAACTATCTATAGAACTGGCATAGAGCACAGAGTGATTATCCATTTCTATAGTATCAAACGACCAGCCAGATGCATCCATTCCTAAAGGTTTTATAATATATGTCTTGGTATATTCATCATAAGGAATTCCTGTTGTACATTCAATAATGTAAGCAGCCAATGTAGCTCCTACATTGCTATACTTAAAAATAGCTCCAGGTATATTCTTTATATAATTTCTTTTTCGATACCACTCTTGATCTTTTACAAGTGTCTTTTTTACAAAATCAGATATGGTCATTTTTTCATCCGGATCATTAAAAATTCTATACTGTTTTTTTAATATGCCTTTACCAAAATCAGAATTGTTTTTCAGTATGTAAGATTTATCATAATATTTTGTATCCAGAATAGTAGAAGTATGCGTTGCCAAATGCCGAATTGTAATAGGTACTTTTGGGTAATGAGGGTTGATAACACTAAAAGGTAAATGCATATTTATGGGATCATCAAGATTTAATTTTCCTTGTTCCTGGGCTTTCATTAGAGCAATACCAATTAATGTTTTAGAAACCGAAGCTATATTTTGTATAGTATTGGTGGTGTATTTCTTTTGTTTTGATACATCTGCATATCCAAACCCTTTTTTATATAGAACAGCATCTCTATTTACAATAGCGACAGAAAAACCGTTAATATACCCTTGTTTTTGTAGCGTATTTAATTCACAGGTCAAAGAGTTAATGTGCTCTTCATTATCATTATTTTGTGCATAAATCTGGTTTAACACAAACAGGGCTATTATTAGAATTATCTTTATCATGTATTAGAATATTTTCTACCACAAATCAAAAAATAAAATAAGTATCAAGCGTTCCAATGGATACATTGAACCCTTTTTTATAAAAATAAAGAAGGATTACAAGTTATTTTTATATGCTGAAGGAGAAAACCCTGTTTCTTTTTTAAATATCCTGTTAAAACTGGTTTTGGAGCTAAAACCACATTCATAGGCGATTCCTAAAAGAGTGTAATTGGCATACTCTTTTGAATTCATTTTTTCTTTTACTGCTTCTACACGATATGAATTAATTATAACATAAAAAGAAACATTCATGTATTGATTTAAAAGGGCAGAGAGTTTTTTGTCGGTTGTTGGTATAAGCTGGGCTAATTTAATAAGAGTAAGCTCTTCATCCAGATATGGTTTTTCATTTTTTAGTACCTGTTCTAACTTTAATCTTAGTTCAGAAAGTTCTGCATTAGTCGAATTTGATAAGTGATGAATGCGTTCTTTTTTGGTAGTTTCAGGAGTATCTTCATGGATTAAAAAATCGGGTAACAATACTTTTGATTGGTTTATACCATAATAACCTAGATAAGAAATGAGGAATATCATTGCTATCACAGGTATATAGCTATAGTCGAAATCCTCGTAATCAAAAATATGTTGATATAGCAATAGTATCAAATCAATACTAATAACTATACTACTTCCTACCAATAGGTGCTTAATCCACCCAAAATCTTTTTCTGTAAGGTTTGAATAGTTAGCTTTCATAGCTTTCCTGTATCTGGAAAACAGTTTGAATGATAAAAATAGATAGGAAAGAGTATATAAATTGGCTAGTTCTGCTTCTATGATGGAGTGTTCGAAATAAAAATCTAAATAATCAAAAATTGTTTTTTCAACTATGTCTGATATTAATTCAGGAATTGAAATAAACCCAAGATAAATACCGAAAGGGATAAAATGTATTATGGTACTCTTAATTAGTTTTTCCTTTTTAAGGAACAAGGATTTGATATATAAAAACAATAAAGGGCCTATTAACCACTGTGTAGTATCAAAAGGAACAAAACTGATATGTTGTAATACATCAATATCATGTAAATCAGCATAAAAAAATATAGAAACAAATAATAAAAAAACAAATAAAATGGTAAGCAGGTACTTTGGTACTTGTTTTTCCTTTGATTTTATCAATAAAAATAGAATTAAAACGGTAATAGTAATACCAACTACTAAGATAAAATCCAGAATTAAGGTCATTCATTCATTTTTTTATTAATCTTTTTACCAGAGATTGATCTGATTTTTAATATAGACTACTATAAATAATTAATGTTACTATCATGTTATATCGAATAGTAGATATGACTTACCGCTTGATCATCTATATTTCACCAACGTGGATAGCACTTAGTTCTCTCATTTCTTGTTCGGTATATATTCTTGATTTGATTACAAAACGAATTCCCATAGGAATTTCGAGTGAAAAACTAGACCCTCTACCTTTTACAATATCTATAGTTAATTGTGTATGTTTCCAATATTCAAATTGGTCTTCAGACATATAAAAGTCACAACCATGGATATTGCCCAGCCAGATGTCTGTTTCATTAATCATCAATTCTCCTTTTTGAAAACACATCGGGGAGGAGCCATCGCAGCATCCTCCGCTTTGATGAAACATCAGCTCCCCGTGTTTTGCAGTAAGGGTATCGATTACAGCTTTTGCTGCATCGGTAATCTTAATACGTGATATCATTTTTTTCATTTTTTAGAAAAAGCCCATCGCTTTTTTATCGTAAGATATGAGCATATTTTTAGTCTGGCGATAGTGATTAAGCATCATTTTGTGGGTTTCTCTACCAATACCAGATTTTTTATACCCTCCAAAAGGAGCATGTGCTGGATAGGTATGATAGCAATTTACCCAAACACGACCTGCCTGTACTGCTCTCGAAACCTGATAAGCCTGGTGAGTATCGCGAGTCCATACTCCAGCACCTAATCCATATAATGTATCGTTAGCTATCTCAATAGCTTCTGCCTGATCTTTAAACGTAGTAACACATGCTACAGGACCAAAGATTTCTTCCTGAAATACACGCATTTTGTTATTTCCTTTTAGAAGCGTAGGTTGTATATAATACCCATTTTCGAGCCCTTCGATATAGGCAGATTCTCCTCCTGTTAATACTTCGCACCCTTCTTCTTTTCCAATAGAAAGATAGTTTAGTATTTTTTCATATTGATCATTAGAAGCCTGAGCTCCCATCATCGTTTCGGGGTCTAATGGATGCCCTAATTTAATAGCTTCTGTACGTTCAATAACACGTTCTATAAATTGGTCATATATACTTTCCTGAATTAAAATTCTAGAAGGACAAGTACATACCTCTCCTTGATTAAGAGCAAACATTACTGCTCCTTCTAAAGATTTATCAAAAAACTCATCATCGGCCTCCATAATACTTTCAAAAAAGATATTTGGCGATTTTCCTCCAAGCTCCAGAGTTACCGGAATAATATTTTTTGATGCATATTGCATGATAAGCTGCCCTGTAGTAGTTTCCCCTGTAAAGGCTATTTTATTAATACGTGGACTTGATGCTAACGGTTTACCTGCTTCAACTCCAAAACCATTTACTACATTAAGAACACCAGCAGGAAGTATCCCTTCGATAAGTTCCATTAAGATCATAATCCCTACAGGAGTTTGTTCTGCTGGTTTTAAAATAACACAGTTTCCGGCAGCCAATGCTGGGGCAATTTTCCAGGTGGCCATTAATAAAGGGAAATTCCATGGGATAATTTGCCCAACAACTCCCAGAGGTTCTGGTACATTTATAGATACCGTATTGGCGTCGAGTTCACTAACCGAGCCTTCTTCGGCACGAATTACTCCTGCAAAATATCTAAAATGATCAATCGCCAGCGGAAGATCTGCAGCAAGAGTTTCGCGTAATGCTTTTCCATTATCCCAAGTTTCTGCCCGAGCTAATACTTCTAGATTTTCTTCTAATACTGTTGCAATTTTTAATAAACAGTTACTACGAAATGTGGCAGAAGAATTGTTCCACTCTGGTGCAGCTGTCCATGCAGCGTCAATTGCAAGTTCTATATCCTCACTGGTAGAACGAGCCACTTTGGTAAAACTAACCCCGTCAACCGGAGAGATGTTTTCAAAATATAGGCCTTTTACTGGTGAGGTCCATTTTCCTCCAATATAATTATCATATTGGTCCTTAAAGTTTGGTCTTTCCATTTTACTTTTAGGGGATGCTTGTGAGATACTCATAATTTTAGATTTAAAGGTTTTTAAGTAATAAAATGTGTGTTTATTGTCTACATGTGTAATGTGTTGACAAGAAGAGATCTATCCTTAAATATACGGCATTTTGATCATATTACTTTAGCGAACACTGTTAATATTATTGTAGATTTTTGAGGAGTATAACACCCATATATTTATGGGGTGTTTACCTTATGTTTTATAGTGATAAAACCCTGTTTTACAAATGATTGCGTAAGTATTTTTATGTAATTAATAATTAAAACACAAAAAAAGATGAAAAGTAATCAAAGAGTGGGAAGAGGGGCAGTAAGATTATCAATCCCAGCAAAAGTTGCATATGATGCAAAAGCCTTTCAAAATAGTATTTATGAGCTGTTAGATGAATTGGGATGTCCAAAATGTTTCTCTGGAGTAGATTGCTATTTTCAGACGATTAGAGATTATGTTTTAGACCCGAGAGAAAATGTAGTTTCACGATCACTGGCTTTTAGAGATCCTTCTCCACAACCTAGTAAATTAATAGCAACAAAAACTTTAAATGTTGGGGTATCCCCGGCAGTATCTTATGATATTGGTAAGATTGATGAAGCTATAAAAAGTATTTTTGAAGAAATAGGATGCCTGGCATGTTGTTCGGGGAATGACATATTTTTCCAAAACCAGTTTGATTTTAATTTTTAAAACAAATCATGGGTGTAATTGAAAAAACGCTAGAGTTAGAATGCCTACCGCAATTAGGGGTAGGCATTATTTACTCGCCTACAGTGGCCAATATCAATTTTCCTAATGGATTAATTGATACGTTCGAAGTAGAACCTCAAACATTATGTATCAGAGATGAAAATGACAATTTGAAGGTGCCAACAGAAGTTTTTGAAGAAATAGATAAATTACCATATCATAAATTGGTGCATAGTATAGGAGCACCTGTAGGAGGGAGTTTACTACCAAAAAATGATCAGTTAGAATTAATTAAGTATACTACAACTCTTTTTGATAGTCCCTGGGTAACAGAACATCTTAGTTTTAATGCCACTACCGAATTTAATACTGGTTTCTTTCTTCCGCCTTGCCAGACAAAAAAGGGATTGGAGTTAGCCATACGAAACATAAAGTATCTTCAAGATAAAATAGGAAAACCTATTGCTATTGAGACTGGAGTGAATTATCTAAAACCCAATAGTCATGAGATGAACGATGGAAGTTTTGTTGCAGAATTATGTAGAGAAACAGGATGTGGGATATTATTAGATATCCATAATATTTTTGCCAATCAATTAAATGGTCGTCAAAGTATTACAGACTTCTTAAAAGAAATACCGTTAGAACATGTGGTAGAAATGCATATAGCAGGAGGAACCGAATTAAATAATTTATGGATGGATTCTCATTCTGGACCTATAGATAAAAGGTTACTTGCTATAACAAAAGAAATTTTACCAGATCTTA
This region of Aquimarina spinulae genomic DNA includes:
- a CDS encoding cupin domain-containing protein; translation: MNVIPFICCFIISTGLFAQTKSPILDFEPDQDYDNILVKKVYSDTHTSTFVIWIKKNVKPHKHIKHTEQVLVLEGKASVQLNDKEIIVQKGDWVTIPQQTIHAVKVLSKIPLKVISVQTPEFKGEDRVFIE
- a CDS encoding class I SAM-dependent methyltransferase, giving the protein MRQQRVQFLVLSVLILIVEMSYAQYKKTDWEERDTWMNVPEIFKLAEVEQGNAVADVGCHEGYFTMHLAQKVGESGKVYAVDVREDRIEKLNKHITDRKLRNIKTVVGDYDNPKLPNETLDVVVVMDTYHEMDDYMEILDHIKKSLKPGGRIVIIEKFKEHMLNTSRAEQTEAHTLSPKYVKKELQKAGFSITEEIKDFGKWKNESDKTIWVLVGVKHN
- a CDS encoding serine hydrolase domain-containing protein is translated as MIKIILIIALFVLNQIYAQNNDNEEHINSLTCELNTLQKQGYINGFSVAIVNRDAVLYKKGFGYADVSKQKKYTTNTIQNIASVSKTLIGIALMKAQEQGKLNLDDPINMHLPFSVINPHYPKVPITIRHLATHTSTILDTKYYDKSYILKNNSDFGKGILKKQYRIFNDPDEKMTISDFVKKTLVKDQEWYRKRNYIKNIPGAIFKYSNVGATLAAYIIECTTGIPYDEYTKTYIIKPLGMDASGWSFDTIEMDNHSVLYASSIDSLPKYSLITYPDGGLLTDTNDFGKYLIELIKGYYGAGTLLDKSSYTELFKEQLSSENLPNRNAKNPYNDEYNSGIFMGITPAGYIGHTGSDPGTGTYMFFNPKSGIGKVLTVNTSIDTKEDYRQFKSIINAIEKYEELIKQSKIDMQ
- a CDS encoding helix-turn-helix domain-containing protein, coding for MTLILDFILVVGITITVLILFLLIKSKEKQVPKYLLTILFVFLLFVSIFFYADLHDIDVLQHISFVPFDTTQWLIGPLLFLYIKSLFLKKEKLIKSTIIHFIPFGIYLGFISIPELISDIVEKTIFDYLDFYFEHSIIEAELANLYTLSYLFLSFKLFSRYRKAMKANYSNLTEKDFGWIKHLLVGSSIVISIDLILLLYQHIFDYEDFDYSYIPVIAMIFLISYLGYYGINQSKVLLPDFLIHEDTPETTKKERIHHLSNSTNAELSELRLKLEQVLKNEKPYLDEELTLIKLAQLIPTTDKKLSALLNQYMNVSFYVIINSYRVEAVKEKMNSKEYANYTLLGIAYECGFSSKTSFNRIFKKETGFSPSAYKNNL
- a CDS encoding DUF779 domain-containing protein — its product is MISRIKITDAAKAVIDTLTAKHGELMFHQSGGCCDGSSPMCFQKGELMINETDIWLGNIHGCDFYMSEDQFEYWKHTQLTIDIVKGRGSSFSLEIPMGIRFVIKSRIYTEQEMRELSAIHVGEI
- a CDS encoding aldehyde dehydrogenase family protein; this translates as MSISQASPKSKMERPNFKDQYDNYIGGKWTSPVKGLYFENISPVDGVSFTKVARSTSEDIELAIDAAWTAAPEWNNSSATFRSNCLLKIATVLEENLEVLARAETWDNGKALRETLAADLPLAIDHFRYFAGVIRAEEGSVSELDANTVSINVPEPLGVVGQIIPWNFPLLMATWKIAPALAAGNCVILKPAEQTPVGIMILMELIEGILPAGVLNVVNGFGVEAGKPLASSPRINKIAFTGETTTGQLIMQYASKNIIPVTLELGGKSPNIFFESIMEADDEFFDKSLEGAVMFALNQGEVCTCPSRILIQESIYDQFIERVIERTEAIKLGHPLDPETMMGAQASNDQYEKILNYLSIGKEEGCEVLTGGESAYIEGLENGYYIQPTLLKGNNKMRVFQEEIFGPVACVTTFKDQAEAIEIANDTLYGLGAGVWTRDTHQAYQVSRAVQAGRVWVNCYHTYPAHAPFGGYKKSGIGRETHKMMLNHYRQTKNMLISYDKKAMGFF
- a CDS encoding DUF692 domain-containing protein yields the protein MGVIEKTLELECLPQLGVGIIYSPTVANINFPNGLIDTFEVEPQTLCIRDENDNLKVPTEVFEEIDKLPYHKLVHSIGAPVGGSLLPKNDQLELIKYTTTLFDSPWVTEHLSFNATTEFNTGFFLPPCQTKKGLELAIRNIKYLQDKIGKPIAIETGVNYLKPNSHEMNDGSFVAELCRETGCGILLDIHNIFANQLNGRQSITDFLKEIPLEHVVEMHIAGGTELNNLWMDSHSGPIDKRLLAITKEILPDLTNLKAVTYEIFDSYIPVVGDALIISEMEKVRELWENRKEQYHILEEEKLPKTVCNIQKLNQEFDPITWENMLGNHVIGRVDEHNVLKNEERIKIYQKLIKEFRASMVARIFKLTTRYMMLVLGMEVFAAILNDFWKHYPPEQLSYKEAKNFAAYLIHKDYKLPWLDRLLNYEVAVLDTLMDETLRVVVFDADPTPMFNALSQGKLPEKIGELGDYEVEITPETSTTNWMVI